One region of Vibrio sp. FE10 genomic DNA includes:
- a CDS encoding zinc-dependent metalloprotease produces the protein MFKHAIIAASMAAILSGCGAEDRAYDTYEKPTEEISVQSLDTESLWMYMPSTGEAPRYAMTQRGFFQGDPKLVTLRFDETNGIYVEEVDRDKVNATDESRWDTEINRAPVLKIPGEFRQYRCAENSYGECTNKEEINADEDVPWSQATHFVPKYEEIKSLSQDTIRAWYTSSNVTESAEPRLISYEYDPEGGVINVEVERTFTAEAEDQYQFGGELKDLSFKTRFFYSLVKLDKLASENYEPIYYQGQDSAYFGFFNDSKEVKTHTGESNVQGSRFSYINRFNPNLESIDYYLSDSYFDDGNEAYLQLTLDTMKEVNQSLEGTGVPRINIVNSDKKAGVKTGDLRYNVFNLIADPVDNGLLGYGPSATNPLTGEIIHAHVNQYLGVIRSASRHTWNDLAKRYNRQEIAKVQPAVVAEKSNASKSSSEPTEIDLFNKMLEEDRGPSINVPALSEREINLVGKDNLVDSLPEADLDFKYDTSNQDLALQSFYKRQDMLKRFSEQNVYSVDAMWLSTQSKGLVKGLDYIQGDFFADADQSKMKTWEALTIDQQKLASQAISKHMFKSTLIHELGHNLGLRHNFMGSTDESHFYTEAELAQSKIGHLDKPAAYSSIMDYGASIFDELLTFGKYDKAALRFAYARQVETNELIVNTNSEGDDVAVVDATGAQKRKVYSLAEYDRQLSNDYKVYPTGVIAHLRANAGQNGIPDSLVSYRYCTDEHTTTNLLCDRFDEGTSLQEATEFRIQRYKDSYDTVNQRNGRERFEQFHQYSYFLYRMGEFQKIRDIVENVGEIDFMFARYLGANTTNNKGQVFEEIAGNNCVDFRGNAIPLENLSAGVRPICDTYNAANLAADFFLEVLTAPDKVCELEELSGVVGVPNRYRFAKLSDLWLTYQGGMSQNRDVPTSCFDEELVQMLASQANEIVIRSETRDGKVWASLKANNPYQTSSSSVDLLGVWPDKLLAAQMLVRRDTPFKSTENSSLALVDMSDKISHLYTYLSDLTGRAEARQAIFVDGKGDYVETVLKYKQDITETIEATPSYLWPMKRYFSMGGNEAFVYWTEGASQDTKVPYFGTLLANLNKYNRANEYGLSDSVSGFSDSIHVNYANSSYADEDGINFTWKGTNYSLSSRNTLANALASRALYTEEQKARVDKLNGLPYRVRNALSVFKNTRDRNEARIIAVGDKEALVALRDTTGFARFFMFDNQFEEYDEDGQKCLRFKVDGESTEDHMKRKCNPQSSLQTVQNSSIGKFEDEEHERIFDLAQIFGNQIADNNTSSTNAAHKEVYNYDPEELRLWSSNEYVNYRRAFEQFPVYDD, from the coding sequence ATGTTTAAACACGCAATTATCGCAGCAAGTATGGCCGCAATCCTCAGTGGGTGTGGGGCCGAAGATCGTGCCTATGACACCTATGAAAAACCAACCGAAGAGATTTCTGTTCAATCTTTAGATACGGAATCACTTTGGATGTACATGCCGTCAACTGGTGAAGCTCCTCGCTATGCTATGACTCAGCGTGGCTTTTTCCAAGGCGATCCAAAGTTAGTAACGCTTCGTTTTGATGAAACCAATGGTATTTATGTTGAAGAAGTTGATCGCGATAAGGTCAATGCGACAGATGAAAGTCGTTGGGATACGGAAATAAACCGTGCTCCTGTACTCAAAATTCCTGGAGAATTCCGCCAGTATCGTTGTGCTGAAAATAGCTACGGTGAGTGTACAAATAAAGAAGAAATTAACGCCGATGAAGACGTGCCTTGGAGTCAGGCGACGCACTTTGTACCTAAGTATGAAGAGATTAAATCACTATCTCAAGACACAATTAGAGCTTGGTATACCTCAAGTAATGTTACTGAGTCTGCAGAGCCTCGTTTGATTTCATACGAGTACGACCCTGAGGGTGGGGTAATTAACGTTGAAGTAGAACGGACCTTTACTGCAGAAGCGGAAGATCAATACCAGTTTGGTGGTGAACTTAAAGACTTATCGTTCAAAACACGTTTTTTCTATTCTCTTGTTAAGCTCGATAAGTTAGCAAGTGAAAATTACGAACCTATCTATTATCAAGGCCAAGACAGCGCATACTTTGGGTTCTTCAACGATAGCAAAGAAGTAAAAACTCACACTGGTGAGAGTAACGTACAGGGTTCTCGTTTTTCTTATATTAACCGATTCAATCCCAATTTAGAGTCGATCGATTACTACTTAAGCGACAGCTACTTCGATGATGGCAATGAAGCGTACCTACAACTTACGCTCGATACCATGAAAGAGGTAAATCAGTCATTAGAAGGCACAGGTGTTCCTCGCATTAACATTGTTAATAGTGACAAGAAAGCGGGTGTAAAAACGGGTGACTTACGTTACAACGTATTCAACCTGATCGCGGATCCGGTAGACAACGGACTTCTTGGCTATGGCCCATCTGCCACTAACCCATTAACGGGTGAAATTATTCACGCGCATGTTAACCAATATTTAGGTGTGATTCGTTCCGCAAGTCGCCATACGTGGAATGATCTCGCTAAGCGTTACAACCGCCAAGAAATTGCAAAAGTACAACCTGCGGTTGTGGCGGAAAAAAGCAACGCTTCGAAATCAAGCTCTGAGCCAACCGAAATCGATTTGTTCAATAAAATGCTCGAGGAAGATCGAGGACCGTCGATCAATGTTCCAGCGTTGAGTGAACGCGAAATTAATTTGGTGGGCAAAGATAATTTAGTCGATTCATTGCCTGAAGCCGATTTGGATTTCAAATACGATACCAGCAACCAAGACCTCGCTTTGCAATCATTCTATAAACGCCAAGATATGTTGAAGCGATTCTCTGAGCAGAATGTATATAGCGTTGATGCGATGTGGCTAAGTACCCAGTCAAAGGGCTTAGTGAAGGGTTTAGACTATATCCAAGGTGACTTCTTCGCCGATGCTGATCAAAGCAAAATGAAAACGTGGGAAGCGCTAACGATTGATCAGCAGAAGCTAGCAAGCCAAGCGATTTCAAAGCATATGTTTAAATCAACATTGATTCATGAGCTTGGGCATAACCTTGGTTTACGTCATAACTTTATGGGTTCAACGGACGAAAGCCATTTTTATACAGAGGCTGAGCTTGCACAAAGCAAAATTGGGCACCTTGATAAGCCAGCTGCGTACAGTTCGATCATGGATTACGGTGCATCAATATTTGATGAACTGTTGACGTTCGGTAAGTATGACAAGGCCGCTTTACGTTTCGCTTATGCTCGTCAGGTTGAAACAAATGAACTCATCGTTAACACCAATAGCGAAGGAGACGATGTCGCAGTAGTAGACGCCACTGGGGCACAAAAGCGCAAAGTCTATTCACTGGCTGAGTATGACCGTCAGTTATCTAATGACTATAAGGTTTATCCGACGGGTGTTATTGCACACTTAAGAGCTAACGCGGGTCAAAATGGTATTCCAGATTCGTTAGTGAGCTATCGCTATTGTACGGATGAACACACGACCACTAACTTGTTATGTGATCGTTTTGACGAAGGTACAAGCCTTCAAGAAGCCACTGAGTTTAGAATTCAGCGATACAAAGATAGCTACGACACGGTTAACCAAAGAAACGGACGTGAGAGGTTTGAACAATTTCATCAATATAGTTACTTCTTATATCGAATGGGTGAGTTCCAAAAAATTCGCGATATCGTTGAAAATGTTGGTGAAATTGACTTCATGTTTGCTCGTTACTTAGGTGCAAATACGACGAATAACAAAGGGCAGGTTTTTGAAGAAATAGCCGGAAACAACTGTGTGGATTTTCGCGGTAACGCTATTCCATTAGAAAACTTGTCTGCGGGTGTTCGCCCTATTTGTGATACTTACAATGCAGCAAATTTGGCAGCAGACTTCTTTTTAGAAGTGCTAACAGCACCAGATAAAGTTTGTGAATTAGAAGAATTGAGTGGTGTTGTTGGAGTTCCTAACCGCTATCGTTTCGCTAAGTTATCTGACCTTTGGTTAACCTACCAAGGCGGTATGTCGCAAAATCGTGATGTTCCAACCAGTTGTTTTGATGAAGAGTTAGTTCAGATGTTGGCAAGTCAAGCTAACGAGATCGTCATTCGCTCTGAAACTCGAGATGGAAAAGTATGGGCGAGCTTAAAAGCGAACAATCCTTATCAAACATCGTCTTCTTCTGTTGATTTGTTAGGCGTATGGCCAGACAAACTACTCGCAGCACAGATGTTAGTTAGGCGTGATACACCATTCAAGTCAACTGAGAATTCGAGCTTAGCGTTGGTTGATATGTCAGACAAAATTTCACACTTGTATACGTATCTATCCGATTTAACGGGTAGAGCTGAAGCTCGCCAAGCTATTTTTGTTGATGGGAAAGGGGATTACGTAGAAACGGTTCTAAAGTACAAACAGGACATTACCGAAACAATTGAGGCGACACCTTCATACCTGTGGCCAATGAAGCGCTATTTCTCAATGGGTGGTAATGAAGCATTTGTGTATTGGACTGAGGGAGCTAGCCAAGATACGAAGGTGCCGTACTTTGGAACCTTATTGGCTAACCTAAACAAGTATAACCGTGCAAATGAATATGGTTTGAGTGACTCAGTATCTGGTTTTAGCGACTCTATCCATGTCAACTATGCAAATAGTAGTTATGCCGACGAAGATGGGATTAACTTTACTTGGAAAGGGACAAATTACTCGTTGAGTTCACGTAACACACTTGCAAATGCTTTAGCTTCACGCGCCTTATATACAGAAGAGCAGAAAGCTCGCGTAGATAAATTAAACGGTTTGCCTTACCGAGTCCGTAACGCGCTGTCTGTGTTTAAGAATACGCGAGATCGCAACGAAGCTCGTATTATCGCTGTCGGTGATAAAGAGGCGCTCGTTGCTCTTCGTGACACCACTGGTTTCGCACGCTTTTTTATGTTTGATAATCAGTTCGAAGAATATGATGAAGATGGTCAGAAGTGTTTACGATTTAAAGTCGATGGCGAGTCGACCGAAGATCACATGAAACGTAAGTGTAACCCTCAATCCAGTTTGCAGACGGTACAAAATAGCTCGATTGGTAAATTCGAAGATGAAGAGCACGAACGTATATTCGATTTAGCACAAATCTTTGGTAATCAGATTGCGGATAACAACACCAGTTCCACAAATGCGGCTCATAAAGAAGTGTACAACTATGACCCAGAAGAATTGAGGTTATGGAGCTCTAATGAGTACGTGAATTATCGTCGCGCATTTGAACAGTTCCCTGTTTATGATGACTAG
- a CDS encoding response regulator, whose product MTNPKLVIVEDDPILREMLQEYFESQSFDVVTISDGASASEQILNIQPDIVLLDLMLPEVDGLTICRQVRSQFKGKILILTASDDDFDHVAALETGADDFISKPIRQRVLLARVRMLLRRIPDSSISAEVSKNELVFGKLNLNRTTKACTHIGKDISIAESEFELLWLLASSPEQVLSRNFLTQQLRGVDYDGIDRFIDNKIVILRKKLNDITVPPKKIITVRGKGYLFVPERW is encoded by the coding sequence ATGACCAACCCGAAACTAGTGATCGTAGAAGACGATCCCATCTTAAGAGAGATGTTACAGGAATATTTTGAAAGCCAATCTTTTGATGTAGTCACTATTTCTGATGGCGCATCAGCGAGTGAACAAATCTTAAATATTCAGCCCGACATTGTTCTACTTGATCTTATGTTGCCAGAAGTTGATGGGCTAACTATTTGTAGGCAAGTCCGGAGTCAGTTTAAGGGAAAGATACTCATTCTTACAGCTAGTGATGATGATTTTGACCATGTTGCAGCGTTAGAAACTGGTGCCGATGACTTTATTAGCAAACCAATTCGCCAAAGAGTCTTACTTGCTCGAGTGAGGATGCTTTTGCGTCGTATTCCTGACAGTTCAATAAGTGCTGAAGTGAGTAAGAATGAACTGGTTTTTGGTAAGTTAAATTTAAACCGCACAACCAAAGCCTGTACGCATATTGGAAAAGATATATCCATAGCGGAGAGCGAATTTGAACTGCTTTGGCTATTAGCTTCCTCGCCGGAACAGGTGTTATCACGTAACTTTTTGACTCAACAGTTGAGAGGTGTTGATTACGATGGCATTGACCGCTTTATCGACAACAAAATCGTAATCTTACGTAAAAAGCTTAATGACATAACTGTCCCACCTAAAAAGATCATCACTGTAAGAGGCAAAGGCTACTTGTTCGTACCCGAACGTTGGTAA
- a CDS encoding ATP-binding protein, which yields MRRIYFEYLAGLTVIFLVSIYSYAFIVYKLSTDYEYILRDHEAEAYQELIDVVYREKGLLETQNLLKNYADKTRQNLRIIPFDNAPELVRKAFQQQGRNVYYHDEYFLWLRLVGSDELYELSKNKDSYLRKQIKFENRLIWVFAITGFAFSGLFLVWRIKRRLNNLEMATVAFSHGDLLERASEKNSIKLGTLNRSFNVMADKIRDLINSNKSLTNAVAHELRTPIFRIQWQAELLSDLAPTPQQSKAIARILADTEEMEDMVDELLYYARLERGGFELLKQPIDANEWLNERFSIWEKETTLDLIKVPLKVPASFYVDLKLFNRAVDNIVRNAFKFADTKIVIELWYTDNEFVIEVHDDGKGVETEHWPYLFDPFYSANAARNKGKTGHGLGLAIVKQVCDRHQAHVTVGESYMDGACFALSFPRLEP from the coding sequence ATGCGACGTATCTATTTTGAATACCTAGCGGGGCTGACTGTCATTTTCTTAGTGAGTATATATTCCTATGCTTTTATTGTTTACAAGTTAAGCACTGACTACGAATACATATTACGAGACCATGAAGCAGAAGCCTATCAAGAATTGATTGATGTGGTTTACCGTGAAAAAGGTTTGCTTGAAACGCAGAATCTATTAAAAAATTATGCGGATAAGACTCGGCAGAACCTGCGAATCATACCTTTTGATAATGCTCCAGAACTAGTGAGAAAAGCGTTTCAGCAGCAAGGCCGAAATGTTTACTACCATGACGAATACTTCCTTTGGTTAAGGTTGGTTGGAAGTGATGAGTTATATGAGTTATCTAAGAACAAAGATTCTTATCTGAGGAAGCAAATCAAATTTGAAAACCGTCTTATTTGGGTGTTTGCCATAACTGGTTTTGCGTTTAGCGGCTTGTTTTTGGTTTGGAGAATCAAGCGCCGATTAAATAACCTTGAAATGGCGACGGTTGCTTTTTCTCATGGGGATCTACTAGAAAGAGCGTCCGAAAAAAATAGCATAAAACTAGGTACGTTAAACCGTAGCTTTAATGTTATGGCGGACAAGATAAGAGATTTAATCAATAGTAATAAGTCTTTGACTAATGCTGTTGCTCACGAGCTAAGGACGCCTATATTCCGAATTCAGTGGCAGGCTGAGTTGTTGAGTGACTTAGCGCCAACTCCGCAACAATCTAAAGCGATAGCCCGTATTCTTGCTGATACGGAAGAAATGGAAGACATGGTTGATGAGCTATTGTATTACGCTCGATTGGAAAGAGGGGGCTTTGAATTGCTTAAGCAACCTATTGATGCCAATGAATGGTTAAACGAGCGTTTTAGCATTTGGGAGAAAGAGACAACACTCGATCTCATCAAGGTGCCACTAAAAGTCCCAGCCTCTTTTTATGTCGATCTAAAGTTATTCAATAGGGCGGTGGACAATATAGTAAGGAATGCTTTTAAGTTTGCTGATACTAAGATCGTTATTGAGTTGTGGTATACCGACAATGAATTTGTTATTGAAGTTCATGATGACGGGAAAGGCGTTGAAACGGAGCATTGGCCTTATCTGTTTGATCCTTTTTACAGTGCTAATGCCGCTAGGAATAAGGGAAAAACGGGTCATGGCTTAGGATTAGCTATCGTCAAACAAGTGTGTGACCGACACCAAGCACATGTGACAGTTGGCGAAAGCTATATGGATGGTGCGTGCTTTGCGTTGTCGTTTCCTAGGCTTGAGCCATAA
- a CDS encoding cytochrome b: MKVFVPTEHFSPVSKFIHIISAVAFIGALLIMLLAPDPDSFAFGVHQSLGMLVIVLYLARIVWMNWAGKPNALGTKFEKFMAHMAHLALYGILILMPLSGLLIAMAKAKDTVVFGLFTIPGFAERNSGLIDFASGLHSFLEIICYLLVAMHVGAALYHHFILKDETLSRMMGKK; encoded by the coding sequence ATGAAGGTATTTGTCCCTACCGAGCATTTCAGTCCTGTCAGTAAGTTTATACATATCATATCTGCCGTTGCCTTTATCGGTGCGTTGTTGATCATGCTGCTTGCGCCAGATCCTGATTCATTTGCTTTTGGTGTTCACCAATCTTTGGGCATGTTGGTTATTGTGCTGTATTTGGCTCGTATTGTTTGGATGAACTGGGCTGGAAAGCCGAACGCGCTTGGCACTAAGTTCGAAAAGTTCATGGCACATATGGCTCATTTGGCCTTGTACGGCATTCTAATTTTGATGCCGTTATCTGGTTTGCTTATCGCGATGGCAAAAGCCAAAGATACCGTGGTATTTGGTTTATTCACCATTCCTGGGTTTGCAGAACGTAATTCAGGTTTGATCGATTTTGCTTCTGGTCTTCACTCTTTCTTAGAAATCATCTGTTACCTGTTGGTCGCTATGCACGTTGGTGCCGCGCTTTATCACCACTTTATCCTTAAAGATGAAACCCTTAGCCGAATGATGGGGAAGAAATAA
- a CDS encoding RNA-binding S4 domain-containing protein gives MDQEHYEDADYEGQELGEEGEEIEIEAIGIDVSSQPIELYKVFKIANLVSGGGEAKHIISEGYVAVNGELETRKRRKMYDGDFFEFNQEYYVVVCDQPVQEESEKPKKKDAPKKDNKAKKGQSKKDSKKKESKKSKAEMLSATAEPKKEKKEKKKENKPKKKADTPKPQRDDKSGRNSIEFF, from the coding sequence ATGGACCAAGAACATTACGAAGACGCTGATTACGAAGGCCAAGAGCTGGGCGAAGAAGGCGAAGAGATTGAGATCGAAGCAATTGGTATTGATGTATCGTCTCAGCCAATCGAACTCTACAAAGTGTTTAAAATTGCTAACCTAGTGAGTGGTGGCGGTGAAGCTAAGCACATCATTTCTGAAGGTTATGTTGCGGTAAATGGTGAATTAGAAACTCGTAAACGTCGTAAAATGTACGATGGCGACTTCTTTGAATTCAACCAAGAGTACTATGTAGTGGTGTGTGATCAGCCGGTACAAGAAGAATCAGAAAAGCCGAAAAAGAAAGACGCGCCTAAAAAAGACAACAAGGCGAAGAAAGGTCAGTCTAAAAAGGATTCTAAGAAGAAAGAATCTAAGAAAAGCAAAGCAGAAATGCTAAGCGCAACGGCTGAACCAAAGAAAGAGAAAAAAGAGAAGAAGAAAGAAAACAAACCGAAAAAGAAAGCGGATACGCCTAAGCCACAACGTGACGACAAAAGCGGCCGTAACTCGATCGAATTCTTCTAA